The following coding sequences are from one Rathayibacter sp. VKM Ac-2760 window:
- a CDS encoding DUF3000 domain-containing protein, which produces MPDFPAPSQLPEEFRAAAESIRRASTRSELTVAEIASPTGLAPYALALSGDVSPRAHGRDSELGTGRFILLYDPEEPEQWGGPFRVVCFAQAPLEIEIGTDPFLAEVAWSWLIDALDVRGAFYTAASGTATKVLSTGFGELAAQGDGAQIEIRASWSPEDAQLAPHVEGWGELLCMLAGLPPVSGDGVTSLAFRRNNRD; this is translated from the coding sequence GTGCCCGACTTCCCAGCCCCGTCCCAGCTCCCCGAGGAGTTCCGGGCTGCAGCCGAGTCGATCCGCCGGGCGAGCACGCGCTCCGAGCTCACCGTCGCCGAGATCGCCTCGCCCACCGGCCTCGCTCCCTACGCGCTCGCCCTCTCCGGCGACGTCTCGCCGCGCGCCCACGGCCGCGACTCCGAGCTCGGCACCGGCCGGTTCATCCTGCTCTACGACCCGGAGGAGCCGGAGCAGTGGGGCGGCCCGTTCCGCGTCGTCTGCTTCGCCCAGGCCCCGCTCGAGATCGAGATCGGCACCGATCCGTTCCTCGCCGAGGTCGCCTGGTCCTGGCTGATCGATGCGCTCGACGTCCGCGGCGCGTTCTACACCGCGGCGTCCGGCACCGCCACGAAGGTGCTCTCCACCGGGTTCGGCGAGCTCGCCGCCCAGGGCGACGGCGCGCAGATCGAGATCCGGGCCTCCTGGAGCCCCGAGGATGCACAGCTCGCTCCGCACGTGGAAGGGTGGGGGGAGCTGTTGTGCATGCTCGCGGGCCTCCCGCCCGTATCGGGCGACGGCGTGACCTCGCTCGCCTTCCGACGGAACAACCGTGACTGA